The following proteins come from a genomic window of Verrucomicrobiota bacterium:
- the waaF gene encoding lipopolysaccharide heptosyltransferase II — MSRGRFSALSHRLVYGLYRAVAWCLKRIPLAGTFRLGQALGLLGYALAGNYRRLAYRNIRIAFPAWADAEVRRCARRHFQTLGANLLCAVPLGEMPWEEVRQYLDLSAFEGRVQELNSQKAVVGVLSHIGNWELLIHGARWVRPGRHGAIYQALKNRLLDAHVRQSRERSGLELIDRSAGLNRSLNLLREGGMLGILVDQHAGDHGVWTPFFGRLASTTPLPAILAKKTGAALFPVTICTVGVARWRVGIEPLIEHRELSIEEVTSRINEAVAEQVRRAPHDWFWVHRRWKTPSPHFLLRKYRRGVYVPPRLAGKLAPFRILVRSSNWLGDAVMTVPAVRAIKAGRPDAHLTVLTKGKLADFWRSVPEVDEVLTIDNGENTWRVAQRLRERRFEAALLLPNSPRSGLEAWLAGIPRRVGYARPWRTWCLNQIIPEKKAPGPLRHQAEHYLRMAERIGADLADAKFGVPRTPVPDPQVLGLCPGAEYGPAKRWPFFAEAAKLLSERHGFRWLILGTAKDQAVAEPIVQALGANATDLTGKTSLAELMDALCRCRLLLTNDTGTMHLAAYLGVPAVAIFGSTEPALTGPMGEGNVVVRRHVECSPCFLRECPVDFRCMHEVTVPEVVAAVERCAGVMPPKANGQIRG; from the coding sequence ATGAGCAGGGGCAGGTTCTCGGCATTGAGCCATCGATTGGTCTACGGCCTCTACCGGGCCGTGGCCTGGTGCCTGAAACGGATTCCGTTGGCCGGGACGTTTCGACTGGGCCAGGCGCTCGGCCTGCTCGGGTACGCTCTGGCGGGAAACTACCGCCGGCTTGCGTATCGGAACATTCGAATCGCGTTTCCGGCCTGGGCCGACGCCGAGGTCCGCCGTTGCGCCCGCCGGCATTTCCAGACCTTGGGAGCGAACCTGTTATGCGCGGTGCCGCTCGGTGAAATGCCATGGGAAGAGGTGCGGCAATACCTTGATCTCAGCGCTTTTGAAGGGCGCGTCCAGGAACTCAACTCCCAGAAAGCCGTCGTCGGGGTTTTAAGCCACATCGGCAATTGGGAACTGTTGATCCACGGGGCGCGCTGGGTGCGACCCGGACGGCACGGGGCCATTTATCAGGCTTTGAAGAACCGGTTGCTGGATGCGCACGTCCGGCAGTCACGGGAAAGGAGCGGCCTCGAACTCATTGACCGGTCCGCCGGCTTGAACCGGAGTTTGAACCTGCTGCGTGAGGGCGGGATGCTCGGCATCCTGGTGGACCAGCACGCCGGGGATCACGGCGTCTGGACGCCGTTCTTTGGCCGGTTGGCCTCAACCACCCCGTTACCGGCCATTCTGGCCAAAAAAACCGGGGCGGCGTTATTCCCTGTAACGATCTGCACGGTGGGGGTGGCACGTTGGCGCGTTGGGATTGAGCCGCTAATCGAACACCGGGAGCTCTCAATCGAGGAGGTCACCAGCCGCATAAACGAGGCGGTGGCTGAACAGGTCCGGCGGGCGCCGCATGACTGGTTCTGGGTGCACCGCCGGTGGAAGACGCCGTCCCCGCATTTTCTGCTCCGGAAGTACCGGCGGGGCGTTTACGTGCCGCCACGCTTGGCGGGTAAGCTGGCGCCGTTTCGAATCCTGGTGCGCTCGAGCAACTGGCTGGGAGACGCGGTGATGACCGTGCCCGCGGTCCGGGCCATCAAAGCCGGGCGCCCGGATGCGCACCTTACGGTCCTGACTAAAGGCAAGCTGGCTGATTTCTGGAGGTCGGTGCCGGAAGTGGACGAGGTCCTGACGATCGATAACGGCGAAAATACCTGGCGAGTGGCACAAAGGCTGCGGGAGCGACGCTTCGAGGCGGCGTTGCTCCTTCCGAATTCGCCGCGGTCCGGCCTGGAAGCGTGGCTGGCCGGTATTCCCCGCCGGGTCGGGTACGCCCGGCCCTGGCGGACCTGGTGCCTCAACCAAATCATCCCGGAAAAGAAGGCGCCGGGTCCTCTCCGGCACCAAGCCGAACACTACCTCCGGATGGCCGAACGGATCGGCGCGGATCTCGCCGACGCGAAGTTTGGCGTCCCGCGCACGCCGGTGCCGGACCCGCAGGTGTTAGGGCTGTGTCCCGGGGCGGAGTACGGGCCGGCCAAGCGTTGGCCGTTTTTCGCCGAGGCCGCCAAGCTGCTGAGCGAGCGGCACGGGTTCCGCTGGCTGATCCTGGGAACGGCCAAGGATCAGGCCGTTGCGGAGCCGATCGTTCAGGCCCTTGGGGCCAATGCCACTGATCTCACCGGCAAAACTTCGCTGGCCGAGTTGATGGACGCGCTCTGCCGTTGCCGGTTGTTGCTGACCAATGACACGGGCACGATGCACCTGGCGGCTTACCTGGGGGTGCCGGCCGTGGCCATTTTCGGTTCCACCGAGCCGGCTTTGACCGGACCGATGGGGGAGGGGAACGTGGTGGTACGCCGGCACGTCGAATGCAGCCCTTGCTTTCTGCGGGAGTGCCCGGTGGATTTTCGGTGCATGCACGAAGTCACGGTGCCGGAAGTCGTCGCCGCCGTGGAGCGCTGCGCCGGTGTGATGCCGCCGAAAGCCAATGGGCAAATCCGGGGGTAG
- a CDS encoding tyrosine recombinase XerD, protein MDFGAAIDEFILFLATERGLSTNYQISTRRSLEEFKAWLSRHEQITQPSLVRLEHISAFLADRKAQGLAAASIKLLVVAIKIFFRFCRNRQFTERDPAELLPLPRLERYLPETLNEAEVERLLSVNLSGRPFPLRDRAMLELLYASGLRISELTGARLENLNLDERVIRVIGKGSKTRLVPVGRKACEAIAAYLTHERPGMVTPRSGSEIFLSRHGKKLTTQRGWQIVKEAAALAGFDKNVYPHLMRHSFATHLLSHGADLRIIQEMLGHADISTTQIYTHVDQSRLRAIHRKFHPRG, encoded by the coding sequence ATCGACTTCGGCGCCGCCATTGACGAGTTCATTTTGTTTCTCGCCACCGAGCGTGGCCTGTCGACGAACTACCAGATTTCCACACGCCGATCCCTGGAAGAGTTCAAAGCCTGGTTGTCCCGTCATGAGCAAATCACGCAGCCGTCCCTGGTGAGACTGGAGCACATCAGCGCCTTCCTGGCCGATCGCAAAGCCCAGGGTTTGGCGGCGGCGTCGATCAAATTGCTGGTCGTGGCGATAAAGATTTTTTTCCGGTTCTGCCGGAACCGGCAGTTTACGGAACGCGACCCGGCCGAATTACTTCCTTTGCCGCGGCTGGAAAGGTACCTGCCGGAGACGTTAAATGAAGCTGAGGTGGAACGGTTGCTGTCGGTAAATCTCAGCGGCCGTCCGTTTCCTTTGCGGGATCGCGCCATGCTCGAGTTGCTCTATGCCAGCGGATTGCGCATCAGCGAGTTGACCGGGGCACGCCTGGAAAACCTGAATCTGGACGAACGGGTGATCCGGGTGATCGGGAAGGGGAGCAAGACCCGGTTGGTGCCGGTTGGCCGCAAAGCTTGTGAGGCGATCGCGGCATACCTCACCCACGAACGGCCCGGTATGGTGACGCCCCGGTCCGGCAGCGAAATCTTTTTATCCCGCCATGGCAAAAAGCTGACCACCCAACGGGGTTGGCAAATCGTGAAAGAGGCCGCGGCGCTCGCCGGTTTCGACAAAAACGTTTACCCGCACCTGATGCGTCATTCCTTTGCCACGCATCTGCTCTCCCATGGTGCCGACCTGCGCATCATTCAGGAGATGTTGGGGCACGCCGACATCTCGACGACGCAGATCTACACCCACGTCGACCAGAGCCGCCTCCGCGCGATTCACCGGAAGTTTCACCCGCGAGGTTAA
- a CDS encoding DUF4126 domain-containing protein, which produces MEVLQTLAVALGLAALSGYSFYLTVFVTGLAIRFEWIQLAPQYDSLAALGSTTVLVVSGVLVFLEFFVDKVPWVDSIWDAVHTIIRPFGGAFLAVETLGHPNPVFDVLFGIFAGSLTFAAHSVKAATRLGINQLPEPFSNVGVSLAEEAMVVAALALLWASPIAALIALTVAFSIAIYFLPKVWRMIRTRIWFISQKLNQPPTRPPREEFPRRLPSRFNRIFRRLNGGNRTISWAALCVSGKGRQIGRDRFGYLVATEEDRAKVFFLTRSWLRGTARMFEIEDFEVSLEPRFLCDELQLCGTGKHQRYTFKFDRGRSSLAARVAADLEQRAKRAKAASVPVLSPAPSDPEARAVEGNPARAMESKEHVPHGP; this is translated from the coding sequence ATGGAAGTCCTTCAAACCTTGGCGGTTGCGCTCGGCTTGGCGGCGTTATCCGGCTACAGCTTTTACCTTACCGTTTTCGTCACGGGGCTCGCCATCCGCTTCGAGTGGATCCAGCTGGCGCCCCAGTATGATTCGCTGGCCGCCCTGGGCTCCACCACGGTGCTGGTTGTGTCGGGGGTTCTTGTCTTCCTTGAATTTTTTGTCGACAAGGTCCCTTGGGTGGATTCGATCTGGGACGCCGTCCACACCATCATCCGCCCGTTCGGCGGTGCTTTTCTCGCCGTTGAAACGTTGGGCCATCCCAACCCCGTTTTCGATGTGCTCTTCGGGATCTTTGCCGGATCATTGACGTTCGCCGCTCACAGCGTCAAGGCGGCGACGCGGCTGGGGATCAACCAGTTGCCTGAACCTTTCTCCAATGTCGGTGTCAGCCTGGCCGAAGAAGCGATGGTTGTCGCCGCGCTGGCTTTGCTTTGGGCGAGCCCGATCGCTGCCCTGATCGCGTTAACCGTGGCGTTCTCGATCGCCATCTATTTCCTGCCCAAAGTCTGGCGTATGATCCGGACCCGCATCTGGTTTATCTCCCAGAAATTAAATCAGCCGCCCACCCGCCCGCCGCGTGAGGAATTCCCCCGGCGGTTGCCGTCGCGGTTCAACCGGATCTTTCGACGTCTGAACGGCGGCAACCGGACGATCTCCTGGGCAGCGCTTTGCGTCTCGGGCAAGGGCAGACAGATTGGCCGCGACCGATTCGGTTACCTGGTGGCAACGGAAGAAGATCGCGCCAAAGTGTTTTTCTTGACGCGCAGCTGGCTTCGCGGGACCGCCAGGATGTTCGAGATCGAGGATTTTGAGGTCTCGCTCGAACCCCGGTTTCTTTGCGATGAGCTGCAGCTTTGCGGCACCGGCAAACATCAACGATACACGTTCAAGTTTGACCGGGGCCGTTCGAGCCTGGCGGCCCGCGTCGCTGCGGACCTGGAACAACGCGCCAAGCGCGCCAAGGCTGCTTCCGTGCCGGTCCTGTCGCCGGCCCCGTCCGATCCCGAAGCGCGGGCGGTCGAAGGCAACCCGGCACGCGCGATGGAAAGCAAGGAGCACGTGCCGCATGGCCCGTAA
- a CDS encoding MFS transporter, translated as MATIQKKLNTSVWLALENRVFAGLWVASVVSGVCISAHDTAATWLMNSLGASPLLLSLMATAASLPFFLFTLPAGAIADLTDRRKLFVAVYLWLAAAAGLLAVCSWMHLVHPYIILATVFLLGIGFAFNAPVWASVIPEIARREELASAITLGGVQMNLASIVGPALGGVLLPMVGPSVLFSVNALAFLGAARVISRTYSYRQRRGPYLENLLESFASTARYVRYTSGIQVILARDFLFGLFIAAVPALVPVVALQHLRLEGSHLGLVFTGMGIGSLLAATVVLPYARAKATPNLLTILAGVVLVTVLVLMAVVPNLWLFLPVTALAGLSWTVSASELWIAGQRAMPDWARGRINAVHMMVSQGGVALGGILWGQAATSLGLNPTLLWGALLLAASLALAIPLSINFAYALELESRPLGAAHDFPRPPRPDDGPVTVVVELVIRPEDREEFLTLAEAFRLVQLRNGAFLYRIEENLEHPGTFRTEMMVSSWAEHVRQHGRTTKAEVELAERLLALHAGDQAPIIRHYLPAHRTSTPLGFGQFRQPLPEARPAASGQTGVEGQPVNIAGPES; from the coding sequence GTGGCTACCATTCAGAAGAAACTCAACACCTCCGTCTGGCTGGCTCTTGAAAACCGGGTGTTCGCCGGGCTGTGGGTGGCCAGCGTGGTTTCCGGCGTCTGCATATCCGCTCACGACACGGCTGCGACGTGGCTGATGAACTCGTTGGGTGCGTCACCCTTGTTGTTGTCGCTGATGGCAACCGCCGCGTCGCTTCCGTTTTTCCTTTTTACCCTGCCGGCCGGGGCGATTGCCGACCTGACCGATCGACGTAAACTTTTTGTCGCGGTTTACCTCTGGTTGGCGGCTGCGGCAGGGCTGCTTGCGGTTTGCAGCTGGATGCACCTGGTTCACCCTTACATCATCCTCGCAACCGTTTTTCTCCTCGGGATCGGCTTCGCGTTCAATGCCCCGGTCTGGGCATCCGTCATTCCCGAGATCGCCCGAAGAGAAGAACTCGCGTCCGCGATCACCCTCGGCGGGGTGCAAATGAATCTGGCCAGCATCGTGGGCCCGGCGTTGGGAGGCGTCCTGCTGCCGATGGTCGGTCCGTCGGTGCTCTTTTCAGTTAATGCCCTTGCCTTTCTCGGCGCGGCCCGGGTGATTTCGCGGACGTACTCCTACCGGCAGCGGCGAGGGCCGTATCTGGAAAATCTGCTGGAGTCGTTTGCCAGCACGGCCCGCTACGTGCGCTACACGAGCGGCATACAGGTAATCCTGGCACGGGACTTTTTGTTCGGCCTGTTCATTGCGGCGGTTCCCGCCCTGGTTCCGGTCGTGGCCTTGCAGCATTTGCGGCTGGAAGGCAGCCACCTTGGGCTGGTCTTCACCGGTATGGGGATCGGATCGCTCCTGGCTGCGACCGTGGTACTACCTTACGCGCGGGCCAAAGCTACGCCGAACCTGCTGACGATCCTGGCCGGGGTTGTGCTGGTGACGGTGCTGGTGCTGATGGCCGTGGTCCCGAACCTTTGGCTGTTTCTGCCGGTGACGGCCCTGGCGGGTCTCAGTTGGACCGTGTCCGCCTCCGAACTCTGGATTGCCGGCCAGCGGGCGATGCCTGATTGGGCCCGGGGCCGGATCAACGCGGTGCACATGATGGTTTCGCAAGGCGGGGTGGCGCTCGGCGGCATTCTCTGGGGCCAGGCGGCTACCTCGCTGGGGCTGAATCCGACGTTGCTGTGGGGCGCGCTGCTTTTGGCGGCCAGTCTGGCGTTGGCCATCCCGCTCTCGATCAACTTCGCGTATGCCCTTGAGCTTGAATCGCGGCCGTTAGGAGCCGCCCACGATTTTCCGCGGCCGCCAAGGCCGGATGACGGGCCCGTTACGGTCGTGGTGGAACTCGTCATTCGTCCGGAAGACCGGGAGGAATTTCTTACGTTGGCCGAAGCGTTTCGGCTGGTCCAGTTGCGTAATGGCGCATTTCTCTACCGGATCGAGGAGAACCTGGAACATCCCGGCACCTTCCGGACGGAGATGATGGTCAGTTCCTGGGCAGAGCACGTGCGGCAGCATGGCCGCACCACCAAAGCCGAAGTCGAACTCGCGGAACGCCTGCTCGCACTGCATGCCGGTGATCAGGCGCCGATCATTCGCCACTACCTTCCGGCCCACCGGACGTCGACTCCGCTGGGCTTTGGCCAGTTCCGGCAGCCGCTGCCGGAGGCCCGCCCGGCCGCTTCGGGCCAGACCGGCGTGGAGGGCCAACCGGTAAACATCGCCGGTCCGGAAAGTTAG